Proteins from a single region of Streptomyces glaucescens:
- a CDS encoding chitinase yields the protein MLRRTLRRLLTTALGTALLAPLSLAAAPTASAADTCVLNPKPAGKVLQGYWENWDGAANGVHPPFGWTPITDSRIRAHGYNVINAAFPVIRSDGTALWEDGMDTGVKVATPAEMCAAKASGQTILLSIGGAAAGIDLSSAAVADRFVATIVPILQKYNFDGIDIDIETGLVGSGSITQLSPSQTNLIRIIDGILARMPAGFGLTMAPETAYVTGGSVVYGSIWGAYLPIIKKYADNGRLWWLNMQYYNGSMYGCSGDSYAAGTVQGFTAQTDCLNRGLVVQGTTIRVPYDKQVPGLPAQPGAGGGYLSPSQVAQAWRHYGTSLKGLMTWSLNWDGSRNWTFGDNVKALQGR from the coding sequence ATGCTCCGCCGCACCCTGCGCCGCCTGCTCACCACCGCGCTCGGCACCGCCCTCCTCGCCCCCCTCTCCCTGGCCGCCGCCCCCACCGCGTCGGCCGCCGACACCTGCGTACTGAACCCCAAACCCGCCGGCAAGGTGCTCCAGGGCTACTGGGAGAACTGGGACGGCGCCGCGAACGGGGTCCACCCGCCCTTCGGCTGGACACCGATCACCGACTCCCGCATCCGCGCTCACGGCTACAACGTGATCAACGCGGCCTTCCCCGTGATCCGCTCCGACGGCACCGCGCTGTGGGAGGACGGCATGGACACCGGCGTGAAGGTGGCCACCCCCGCCGAGATGTGCGCGGCCAAGGCGTCCGGGCAGACGATCCTGCTCTCCATCGGCGGCGCCGCGGCCGGCATCGACCTCAGCTCCGCCGCCGTGGCCGACCGGTTCGTCGCGACGATCGTGCCGATCCTGCAGAAGTACAACTTCGACGGCATCGACATCGACATCGAGACCGGTCTGGTCGGCAGCGGCAGCATCACCCAGTTGTCCCCGTCCCAGACGAACCTGATCCGGATCATCGACGGCATCCTGGCGCGCATGCCGGCCGGCTTCGGCCTCACCATGGCCCCGGAGACGGCGTACGTCACCGGCGGCAGCGTGGTCTACGGCTCGATCTGGGGCGCGTACCTGCCCATCATCAAGAAGTACGCCGACAACGGCCGCCTGTGGTGGCTGAACATGCAGTACTACAACGGCAGCATGTACGGCTGCTCCGGCGACTCCTACGCGGCCGGCACGGTCCAGGGGTTCACCGCCCAGACCGACTGCCTGAACCGCGGCCTGGTCGTGCAGGGCACCACGATCCGGGTGCCCTACGACAAGCAGGTCCCGGGTCTGCCCGCCCAGCCCGGCGCGGGCGGCGGCTACCTGTCGCCGTCCCAGGTCGCCCAGGCCTGGCGGCACTACGGCACGTCCCTCAAGGGCCTGATGACCTGGTCGCTGAACTGGGACGGCTCGCGCAACTGGACCTTCGGCGACAACGTCAAGGCACTCCAGGGCCGCTGA
- a CDS encoding glycine--tRNA ligase, whose protein sequence is MAADKIDTIVSLSKRRGFVFPCSEIYGGQRAAWDYGPLGVELKENIKRQWWRYMVTSREDVVGIDSSVILAPEVWVASGHVATFTDPLTECTSCHKRFRADHLEEAYEEKKGRAPENGLADINCPNCGTKGQFTEPKQFSGLLSTHLGPTQDSGSVAYLRPETAQGIFTNFAQVQVASRKKPPFGIAQMGKSFRNEITPGNFIFRTREFEQMEMEFFVKPGEDEQWQEYWMEQRWNWYTGLGLREENMRWYEHPQEKLSHYSKRTADIEYRFQFGGSEWGELEGVANRTDYDLGAHSKASGQDLSYFDQEAGERWTPYVIEPAAGVGRTMLAFLLDAYVEDEAPNAKGKMEKRTVLRLDHRLAPVKVAVLPLSRNAELSPKAKGLAQALRQHWNIEFDDAGAIGRRYRRQDEIGTPYCVTVDFDTLDDNAVTVRERDTMKQERVSLDQIEGYLAGRLIGC, encoded by the coding sequence GTGGCCGCCGACAAGATCGACACCATCGTCAGCCTGAGCAAGCGCCGTGGCTTCGTTTTCCCGTGCAGTGAGATCTACGGCGGTCAGCGTGCCGCCTGGGACTACGGGCCGCTGGGTGTCGAGCTCAAGGAGAACATCAAGCGCCAGTGGTGGCGCTACATGGTGACGTCGCGCGAGGACGTCGTCGGCATCGACTCGTCCGTGATCCTCGCCCCCGAGGTCTGGGTCGCCTCCGGCCACGTCGCCACCTTCACCGACCCGCTCACCGAGTGCACCTCCTGTCACAAGCGGTTCCGCGCGGACCACCTGGAGGAGGCGTACGAGGAGAAGAAGGGCCGCGCCCCCGAGAACGGCCTCGCCGACATCAACTGCCCGAACTGCGGCACCAAGGGCCAGTTCACCGAGCCCAAGCAGTTCTCCGGGCTGCTCTCCACCCACCTCGGCCCGACCCAGGACTCCGGCTCGGTCGCCTACCTGCGCCCCGAGACCGCCCAGGGCATCTTCACCAACTTCGCCCAGGTGCAGGTCGCCTCGCGCAAGAAGCCGCCGTTCGGCATCGCGCAGATGGGCAAGTCCTTCCGCAACGAGATCACGCCCGGCAACTTCATCTTCCGCACCCGCGAGTTCGAGCAGATGGAGATGGAGTTCTTCGTCAAGCCGGGCGAGGACGAGCAGTGGCAGGAGTACTGGATGGAGCAGCGCTGGAACTGGTACACCGGTCTCGGCCTGCGCGAGGAGAACATGCGGTGGTACGAGCACCCGCAGGAGAAGCTCTCGCACTACTCCAAGCGCACCGCTGACATCGAGTACCGCTTCCAGTTCGGCGGCAGCGAGTGGGGCGAGCTGGAGGGTGTCGCCAACCGCACCGACTACGACCTCGGCGCCCACTCCAAGGCCTCCGGCCAGGACCTCTCCTACTTCGACCAGGAGGCCGGCGAGCGCTGGACGCCGTACGTCATCGAGCCCGCGGCCGGTGTCGGCCGCACCATGCTGGCCTTCCTCCTCGACGCCTACGTCGAGGACGAGGCGCCCAACGCCAAGGGCAAGATGGAGAAGCGCACGGTGCTGCGCCTCGACCACCGCCTGGCCCCGGTGAAGGTCGCGGTCCTGCCGCTGTCCCGCAACGCGGAGCTGTCCCCGAAGGCCAAGGGCCTCGCCCAGGCGCTGCGCCAGCACTGGAACATCGAGTTCGACGACGCCGGCGCCATCGGCCGCCGCTACCGCCGCCAGGACGAGATCGGCACCCCGTACTGCGTCACCGTCGACTTCGACACCCTCGACGACAACGCGGTCACCGTCCGCGAGCGCGACACGATGAAGCAGGAGCGCGTCTCCCTCGACCAGATCGAGGGCTACCTGGCCGGCCGCCTGATCGGCTGCTGA
- a CDS encoding metal ABC transporter substrate-binding protein encodes MNVRRRLIPTAAVTALGLAALTACSSDSAGAGGTDRFDVVASFYPMQFLAEQIGGDHVHVTTLTEPGQEPHDLELSTRQTAELQEADAVLYLKSLQPAVDEAVGQADVKTKIDAASLTELADHGDVEHDHGHEGEEHAGEHAEEEHALDPHVWLDPVKYAEIAEGVGAAFEKADPDHAADYRKNTDALVDRLGALDTKFRDGLKNTETKVFFTNHASFGYFAERYGLTQEAISGLDPESEPSPARIRELQEEAKADGVTTVFYETLVSDKTAKTLAKDAGLKTGVLDPLEGITDKSEGDDYFQVMESNLSALKTALGAK; translated from the coding sequence ATGAACGTACGACGACGCCTCATACCCACCGCGGCGGTGACCGCCCTCGGTCTCGCCGCCCTGACCGCCTGCTCCAGCGACTCCGCCGGCGCGGGCGGCACCGACAGGTTCGATGTCGTCGCGTCGTTCTACCCGATGCAGTTCCTCGCCGAGCAGATCGGCGGGGACCACGTGCACGTCACCACCCTCACCGAGCCCGGCCAGGAACCGCACGACCTGGAGCTGAGCACCCGGCAGACCGCCGAACTCCAGGAAGCCGACGCGGTCCTCTACCTGAAGTCCCTCCAGCCCGCCGTCGACGAGGCCGTCGGCCAGGCCGACGTGAAGACCAAGATCGACGCGGCCTCCCTCACCGAGCTGGCCGACCACGGCGACGTCGAGCACGACCACGGCCACGAGGGCGAGGAGCACGCCGGGGAGCACGCCGAGGAGGAGCACGCCCTCGACCCCCACGTCTGGCTCGACCCGGTGAAGTACGCCGAGATCGCCGAGGGCGTCGGCGCCGCCTTCGAGAAGGCCGACCCGGACCACGCCGCCGACTACAGGAAGAACACCGACGCCCTGGTCGACCGGCTCGGCGCCCTGGACACCAAGTTCCGCGACGGGCTGAAGAACACCGAGACCAAGGTCTTCTTCACCAACCACGCCTCGTTCGGCTACTTCGCCGAGCGCTACGGCCTCACCCAGGAGGCCATCAGCGGCCTCGACCCGGAGTCCGAGCCGAGCCCCGCCCGGATCAGGGAACTCCAGGAGGAGGCCAAGGCCGACGGCGTGACCACGGTGTTCTACGAGACACTGGTGAGCGACAAGACCGCGAAGACGCTCGCGAAGGACGCCGGCCTGAAGACCGGCGTGCTCGACCCGCTCGAGGGCATCACCGACAAGTCCGAGGGCGACGACTACTTCCAGGTCATGGAGTCCAACCTCAGCGCGCTGAAGACGGCCCTCGGCGCCAAGTGA
- a CDS encoding metal ABC transporter ATP-binding protein, translating into MSEPVISLRGVRAELGSRPVLRGIDLTVSRGEVVALLGANGSGKSTAVRAVIGQVPVSAGEIELFGTPRRRFRDWARVGYVPQRTTAAGGVPATVNEVVSSGRLSRTRFGVFRKSDREAVRRALDLVGMADRAGDAVGALSGGQHQRVLIARALAAGPELLIMDEPMAGVDLASQEVLASTLREQVAQGATVLVVLHELGPLEPLIDRAVVLRDGCVLHDGPPPKAVGQHALPGHDHVHPHAAHDAEPIRTGLLS; encoded by the coding sequence GTGAGCGAGCCCGTCATATCCCTGCGCGGCGTACGTGCCGAGCTGGGCTCGCGCCCCGTCCTGCGCGGTATCGACCTCACCGTGTCCCGCGGTGAGGTGGTCGCGCTGCTCGGCGCGAACGGCTCCGGCAAGTCCACGGCCGTGCGCGCCGTCATCGGCCAGGTGCCGGTCAGCGCCGGCGAGATCGAGCTGTTCGGCACCCCCCGCCGGCGGTTCCGCGACTGGGCGCGCGTCGGCTACGTCCCGCAGCGCACCACCGCCGCGGGCGGCGTCCCGGCGACCGTGAACGAGGTGGTCTCGTCCGGCCGTCTGTCCCGGACCCGCTTCGGCGTCTTCCGCAAGAGCGACCGCGAGGCCGTCCGCCGCGCCCTGGACCTGGTCGGCATGGCGGACCGGGCCGGGGACGCGGTGGGCGCGCTCTCCGGCGGCCAGCACCAGCGGGTGCTGATCGCCCGCGCGCTCGCCGCCGGCCCCGAGCTGCTGATCATGGACGAGCCGATGGCGGGCGTCGACCTGGCCAGCCAGGAGGTGCTGGCCTCGACCCTGCGCGAGCAGGTCGCCCAGGGCGCGACCGTGCTGGTCGTGCTGCACGAGCTGGGCCCGCTGGAGCCCCTGATCGACCGGGCGGTGGTGCTGCGCGACGGCTGCGTGCTGCACGACGGCCCGCCCCCGAAGGCGGTCGGCCAGCACGCGCTGCCCGGCCACGACCACGTCCATCCGCACGCGGCTCACGACGCCGAACCGATCCGGACGGGACTGCTGAGCTGA
- a CDS encoding metal ABC transporter permease codes for MEFLNYDFMQRALLAAVLVGITAPAVGIYLVQRRQALMGDGIGHVAMTGVGLGFLLSWSPVWMATLVSVLGAVLMELIRWYGRTRGDIALAMLFYGGMAGGVMFINLAPAGSNANLTSYLFGSLSTVSESDVTAICLLAAFVVLVTLGLRRQLFAVSQDEEFARVTGLPVRALNLLTAVTAAVTVTVAMRVVGLLLVSALMVVPVAAAQQLSRSFAATFAIAVAIGVAVTLGGTVTSYYQDVPPGATIVLLTIGAFVVLTALAAPLARRRARAAAAARPPADPAECTIPASRPTGDQIGV; via the coding sequence ATGGAATTCCTGAACTACGACTTCATGCAGCGGGCGCTGCTCGCCGCCGTCCTGGTCGGCATCACCGCGCCCGCGGTCGGCATCTACCTGGTGCAGCGCCGCCAGGCCCTGATGGGGGACGGCATCGGCCACGTCGCCATGACCGGCGTCGGCCTCGGCTTCCTGCTGTCCTGGTCACCGGTGTGGATGGCCACGCTGGTCTCCGTGCTCGGCGCGGTCCTGATGGAGCTGATCCGCTGGTACGGCAGGACCCGCGGCGACATCGCGCTCGCGATGCTGTTCTACGGCGGCATGGCCGGCGGTGTGATGTTCATCAACCTCGCGCCGGCGGGCTCCAACGCCAACCTGACCTCGTACCTCTTCGGCTCCCTGTCGACGGTCTCCGAGTCGGACGTCACCGCCATCTGCCTGCTGGCGGCCTTCGTGGTGCTGGTCACCCTCGGGCTGCGCCGCCAGCTCTTCGCGGTCAGTCAGGACGAGGAGTTCGCGCGGGTCACCGGCCTGCCGGTGCGGGCGCTGAACCTGCTGACGGCCGTCACCGCGGCCGTGACGGTCACGGTCGCGATGCGCGTGGTCGGCCTGCTGCTGGTGTCCGCGCTGATGGTGGTGCCGGTGGCCGCCGCCCAGCAGCTCAGCCGCAGCTTCGCCGCCACCTTCGCGATCGCCGTGGCGATCGGGGTGGCCGTGACCCTCGGCGGCACCGTGACCTCGTACTACCAGGACGTGCCGCCCGGGGCGACGATCGTGCTGCTGACCATCGGCGCGTTCGTGGTGCTGACCGCGCTGGCGGCTCCGCTGGCCCGGCGCAGGGCCCGGGCGGCGGCTGCCGCCCGGCCGCCCGCGGACCCCGCGGAGTGCACGATTCCGGCCAGCCGTCCGACCGGGGACCAGATCGGCGTCTGA
- a CDS encoding Fur family transcriptional regulator, giving the protein MTTAGPPVKGRATRQRAAVAAALDEVDEFRSAQDLHDMLKHKGDSVGLTTVYRTLQSLAEAGEVDVLRTSDGEAVYRRCSTGEHHHHLVCRVCGKAVEVEGPAVEKWADAIAAEHGYVNVAHTVEIFGTCADCARAATED; this is encoded by the coding sequence GTGACGACCGCTGGACCGCCCGTGAAGGGCCGCGCCACCCGGCAGCGTGCCGCCGTGGCGGCAGCCCTCGACGAAGTCGACGAGTTCCGCAGCGCGCAGGACCTGCACGACATGCTCAAGCACAAGGGCGACTCCGTCGGGCTGACCACGGTCTACCGCACCCTCCAGTCCCTCGCCGAGGCCGGCGAGGTCGACGTGCTGCGCACCTCCGACGGCGAGGCCGTCTACCGCCGGTGCTCCACCGGCGAGCACCACCACCACCTGGTCTGCCGCGTGTGCGGCAAGGCGGTCGAGGTGGAGGGCCCGGCGGTGGAGAAGTGGGCGGACGCCATCGCTGCCGAGCACGGCTATGTGAACGTGGCGCACACGGTGGAGATCTTCGGCACCTGCGCGGACTGCGCACGGGCGGCCACCGAGGACTGA
- a CDS encoding isoprenyl transferase, with protein sequence MVVRGFLGRQRREYRTPEPHPSGARPPRLPGELVPNHVAIVMDGNGRWAKERGLPRTEGHKVGAERVLDVLQGGIEMGVGAISLYAFSTENWKRSPDEVRFLMNFNRDFIRKTRDQLDELGIRVRWVGRMPKLWKSVAKELQIAQEQTKDNDRLTLYFCMNYGGRAEIADAAKALAEDVRAGRLDPAKVTEKTLQKYLYYPDMPDVDLFLRPSGEQRTSNYLLWQSAYAEMVFQDVLWPDFDRRDLWRACLEFASRDRRFGGAVPNEELLAMEGRQQG encoded by the coding sequence ATGGTCGTACGCGGGTTCCTGGGGCGTCAGCGCCGCGAGTACAGGACGCCGGAGCCGCACCCGTCCGGTGCGCGGCCGCCCAGGCTCCCCGGCGAGCTGGTGCCGAACCACGTGGCGATCGTCATGGACGGCAACGGCCGCTGGGCCAAGGAACGCGGCCTGCCGCGCACCGAGGGGCACAAGGTCGGTGCCGAGCGCGTGCTGGACGTGCTGCAGGGCGGGATCGAGATGGGCGTCGGCGCGATCTCGCTGTACGCCTTCTCCACCGAGAACTGGAAGCGCTCGCCTGACGAGGTCCGCTTCCTGATGAACTTCAACCGCGACTTCATCCGCAAGACCCGCGACCAGCTCGACGAACTGGGCATCCGGGTGCGCTGGGTGGGGCGGATGCCCAAGCTGTGGAAGTCGGTCGCCAAGGAACTCCAGATCGCCCAGGAGCAGACGAAGGACAACGACCGGCTCACGCTGTACTTCTGCATGAACTACGGCGGCCGGGCGGAGATCGCCGACGCGGCGAAGGCGCTCGCGGAGGACGTGCGGGCGGGCCGGCTGGACCCCGCCAAGGTCACCGAGAAGACGCTCCAGAAGTACCTGTACTACCCGGACATGCCGGACGTGGACCTGTTCCTGCGCCCGAGCGGCGAACAGCGCACCTCGAACTACCTGCTGTGGCAGAGCGCGTACGCCGAGATGGTCTTCCAGGACGTGCTGTGGCCCGACTTCGACCGCCGTGACCTGTGGCGCGCCTGCCTCGAGTTCGCCTCCCGCGACCGCCGGTTCGGCGGCGCCGTCCCGAACGAGGAACTGCTGGCCATGGAGGGCAGGCAGCAGGGCTGA
- the recO gene encoding DNA repair protein RecO: MSLFRDDGIVLRTQKLGEADRIITLLTRGHGRVRAVARGVRRTKSKFGARLEPFSHVDVQFFARGSELVGRGLPLCTQSETIAPYGGAIVTDYARYTAGTAMLETAERFTDHEGEPAVQQYLLLVGALRTLARGEHAPHLVLDAFLLRSLAVNGYAPSFSDCVKCGMPGPNRFFSVASGGTVCVDCRVPGSVVPSPRTLELLAALLTGDWETADACEPRYVREGSGLVSAYLHWHLERGLRSLRYVEK; this comes from the coding sequence ATGAGTCTGTTCCGCGACGACGGCATCGTGCTGCGCACCCAGAAGCTGGGTGAGGCGGACCGGATCATCACCCTGCTCACCCGCGGTCACGGCCGGGTACGGGCCGTGGCGAGGGGCGTGCGCCGCACGAAGTCCAAGTTCGGTGCGCGTCTCGAACCGTTCTCCCACGTCGACGTGCAGTTCTTCGCCCGCGGGAGCGAGCTGGTGGGGCGGGGGCTGCCGCTGTGCACGCAGAGCGAGACCATCGCCCCCTACGGAGGCGCGATCGTCACCGACTACGCCCGGTACACGGCCGGCACGGCCATGCTGGAGACCGCCGAGCGGTTCACCGACCACGAGGGCGAGCCGGCGGTGCAGCAGTACCTGCTGCTGGTCGGCGCCCTGCGCACGCTCGCACGCGGGGAGCACGCGCCGCACCTCGTGCTGGACGCGTTCCTGCTGCGCTCCCTCGCCGTCAACGGCTACGCCCCCAGCTTCAGCGACTGCGTGAAGTGCGGGATGCCCGGGCCCAACCGGTTCTTCTCGGTGGCGTCCGGCGGTACGGTCTGCGTGGACTGCCGGGTGCCCGGCAGCGTCGTGCCCTCGCCGCGGACCCTGGAACTGCTCGCCGCGCTGCTCACGGGAGACTGGGAGACCGCGGACGCGTGCGAGCCGCGGTACGTGCGGGAGGGCAGCGGACTGGTGTCCGCCTATCTGCACTGGCATCTGGAGCGCGGACTGCGCTCGCTCCGATACGTCGAGAAGTGA
- a CDS encoding alpha/beta hydrolase, producing MKKTTRTAGLLAASAALLSAGLTVPSAASAAAPSLDWGACAGSAPAPDPRQRCATVEVPMDYSDPGAGTVELVVSRIPSEDPARRRGVLLLIPGGPGNSSLHDPSGRGRKLPQEVRDAYDLIGFAPRGLAPSTAVSCGLAHEDLAVTRVARPYPAPDGSVDAAMAVARRVSDACARNGGELIRHISTANEARDLDRVRAALGERKLSAWGVSYGTYAGAVYSRMFPHRTDRIVLDSNDDPDPRRVGRGWIAAHERGVEDTFPEFAAWASAPDSPVRLADTPAGVRALFLRLADRLDREPIPWPNAGPAELNGNVLRQSMLQTMYDPDGFERLARLIDGALDGRVPPVTAPSPQQVAGLQNSLAVGAATLCNDIAWPRHAAVYAEGVAASRAAYPLTAGMPRNAMMCAAWPFEPQEPPVRITAAGPSNMLLLQNERDPATPLAGALRLRAALGDRARMVTVDSTGHDAYLANGNACGDATVSRFLATGERPERDVYCGRGEGPTATGE from the coding sequence ATGAAGAAGACCACGCGCACCGCCGGCCTGCTCGCCGCCTCCGCCGCCCTGCTGTCCGCCGGGCTCACCGTGCCGTCCGCCGCCTCCGCCGCCGCGCCCTCCCTCGACTGGGGCGCGTGCGCCGGGAGTGCCCCCGCCCCCGACCCCCGGCAGCGGTGCGCCACCGTCGAGGTGCCGATGGACTACTCCGACCCGGGCGCCGGGACCGTCGAGCTCGTCGTCTCCCGCATCCCCAGCGAGGACCCGGCGCGGCGGCGGGGCGTCTTACTGCTCATCCCGGGCGGCCCCGGGAACTCGAGCCTCCACGACCCCTCGGGCCGGGGGCGGAAGCTGCCGCAGGAGGTGCGGGACGCCTACGACCTGATCGGGTTCGCGCCGCGCGGCCTGGCCCCGTCCACGGCGGTGAGCTGCGGGCTCGCCCACGAGGACCTGGCCGTCACCCGGGTCGCCCGCCCCTATCCGGCGCCGGACGGGTCCGTCGACGCCGCCATGGCCGTCGCGCGGCGCGTCTCGGACGCCTGCGCACGCAACGGCGGGGAGCTGATCCGGCACATCAGCACCGCCAACGAGGCCCGCGACCTGGACCGCGTCCGGGCCGCGCTGGGCGAGCGGAAGCTGTCCGCCTGGGGCGTGTCGTACGGCACGTACGCCGGCGCCGTCTACAGCCGGATGTTCCCGCACCGCACCGACCGGATCGTGCTCGACAGCAACGACGACCCCGACCCCCGCCGGGTGGGCCGCGGCTGGATCGCGGCGCACGAGCGGGGCGTGGAGGACACCTTCCCCGAGTTCGCCGCGTGGGCGTCGGCACCGGACTCCCCGGTGCGGCTCGCCGATACGCCCGCCGGGGTGCGCGCGCTCTTCCTGCGGCTCGCGGACCGCCTCGACCGCGAGCCGATCCCGTGGCCGAACGCCGGTCCCGCCGAGCTGAACGGCAATGTGCTGCGCCAGTCCATGCTGCAGACGATGTACGACCCGGACGGCTTCGAGCGGCTGGCCCGGCTGATCGACGGCGCCCTCGACGGACGGGTCCCGCCCGTGACGGCGCCCTCGCCGCAGCAGGTGGCCGGCCTGCAGAACTCGCTCGCCGTCGGCGCCGCGACCCTCTGCAACGACATCGCGTGGCCCCGTCACGCCGCGGTGTACGCCGAGGGGGTCGCGGCGAGCCGGGCGGCGTACCCGCTGACGGCCGGCATGCCGCGGAACGCGATGATGTGCGCCGCCTGGCCGTTCGAGCCGCAGGAACCGCCGGTGCGGATCACCGCCGCCGGCCCGTCGAACATGCTGCTCTTGCAGAACGAGCGCGATCCGGCCACCCCGCTCGCGGGCGCGCTGAGGCTGCGCGCGGCCCTCGGGGACCGCGCGCGCATGGTCACCGTCGACTCCACCGGCCACGACGCCTACCTCGCCAACGGCAACGCCTGCGGCGACGCGACGGTCTCCCGCTTCCTGGCGACGGGCGAGCGCCCGGAGCGGGACGTGTACTGCGGCCGGGGGGAGGGCCCCACCGCAACCGGGGAGTGA
- the bla gene encoding class A beta-lactamase, whose amino-acid sequence MFTRRTLLTAGAAGAAALLAPAAAHATGGPAGVTGRLRALEREYGAKLGVYAHNVGTGRTIRHHADDLFPICSLFKTLAAAAVLRDLDRDGEFLARRIHYTEADLVDGSDETRKHLAEGMTVAELCDVTIRYSDNAAGNLLLRELGGPTAITRFARSLGDPVTRLDRWETELNSAEPWRVTDTTSPRAIGRTYARLVLGDALPGADRELLGHWLLNNTTSSDRLRAGVPPTWTVADKTGGGDYGVNNNVGVAWTPDGTPVVLAVLSRMFDPAAVRDNTLIARTAKVLTDALA is encoded by the coding sequence GTGTTCACCCGACGCACCCTCCTCACCGCCGGCGCGGCAGGCGCCGCCGCCCTGCTCGCCCCGGCCGCCGCCCACGCCACCGGCGGTCCGGCCGGTGTCACCGGACGGCTGCGCGCCCTGGAGCGGGAGTACGGCGCCAAGCTCGGCGTCTACGCGCACAACGTCGGCACGGGACGGACGATCCGGCACCACGCCGACGACCTGTTCCCGATCTGCTCCCTCTTCAAGACCCTGGCCGCCGCGGCCGTCCTGCGCGACCTGGACCGGGACGGCGAGTTCCTCGCCCGCCGGATCCACTACACGGAGGCCGACCTGGTCGACGGCTCCGACGAGACGCGCAAGCACCTGGCCGAGGGCATGACCGTGGCCGAACTGTGCGACGTCACCATCCGCTACAGCGACAACGCGGCCGGCAACCTGCTGCTGCGGGAGCTGGGCGGCCCCACCGCGATCACCCGGTTCGCCCGCTCCCTCGGCGACCCGGTGACCCGGCTGGACCGCTGGGAGACCGAGCTGAACTCGGCGGAGCCGTGGCGGGTCACGGACACCACCAGCCCGCGCGCGATCGGCCGCACCTACGCCCGGCTGGTGCTCGGCGACGCGCTCCCCGGCGCCGACCGGGAGCTGCTCGGGCACTGGCTGCTGAACAACACCACCAGCTCCGACCGGCTGCGCGCCGGCGTCCCGCCGACCTGGACGGTCGCCGACAAGACCGGCGGCGGCGACTACGGCGTCAACAACAACGTCGGCGTCGCCTGGACCCCGGACGGCACACCGGTCGTCCTCGCCGTCCTGTCCCGCATGTTCGACCCGGCCGCGGTCAGGGACAACACCCTCATCGCGCGGACCGCGAAGGTCCTGACGGACGCCCTCGCCTGA
- a CDS encoding SigE family RNA polymerase sigma factor, giving the protein MKAEQEAQFQEFVRARWSHLVRTAYLLTGDPHHAEDLTQTALAKAYRSWRRIARSDNPEAYVRRMLVSCNSDRFRKRRVSEALTASPPERAGSDAAVAWVDERSSLLTALAGLPPRQRAVVVMRYWEDLSEAEVADVLGCSPGTVKSQASKGLAKLRTYPGLAQAMGVPSRQGDSR; this is encoded by the coding sequence ATGAAGGCCGAGCAAGAGGCCCAGTTCCAGGAGTTCGTCAGAGCGCGGTGGTCCCATCTGGTGCGGACCGCCTATCTGCTGACGGGCGACCCGCACCACGCCGAGGATCTGACCCAGACGGCGCTGGCCAAGGCCTACCGCTCCTGGCGGCGGATCGCGCGCAGCGACAACCCGGAGGCGTACGTCCGCCGGATGCTCGTCAGCTGCAACAGCGACCGGTTCCGCAAGCGGCGGGTGTCCGAGGCGCTGACCGCCTCGCCGCCGGAGCGGGCGGGCAGCGACGCGGCCGTGGCGTGGGTGGACGAGCGCAGCTCGCTGCTGACCGCGCTGGCCGGACTGCCGCCCCGGCAGCGCGCGGTGGTGGTCATGCGCTACTGGGAGGACCTGTCCGAGGCGGAGGTCGCCGACGTGCTCGGCTGCTCGCCGGGCACGGTGAAGAGCCAGGCGTCCAAGGGGCTGGCGAAGTTGCGTACGTATCCGGGGCTCGCCCAGGCCATGGGTGTGCCGTCCAGGCAGGGAGACAGCAGGTGA